In one Amaranthus tricolor cultivar Red isolate AtriRed21 chromosome 8, ASM2621246v1, whole genome shotgun sequence genomic region, the following are encoded:
- the LOC130821273 gene encoding V-type proton ATPase subunit D-like, translating to MSGQGQRLTVTPTVTVLGVIKARLVGATRGHALLKKKSDALTVQFRSILKKIVSTKEAMGDIMKTSAFSLTEAKYVAGENVKYVVLENVQNAFLKVRSRQENVAGVKLPKFEYFTEGETKNDLTGLGRGGQQVQQCRGAYVKAIEVLVELASLQTSFLTLDEAIKTTNRRVNALENVVKPKLENTITYIKGELDELEREDFFRLKKVQGYKKKEVEKQLAAAKLFAEEQVAEKVSLQRGISIHSAYHFLAGSQKDEDLIF from the coding sequence ATGTCGGGTCAAGGTCAGCGTCTAACTGTTACACCAACTGTTACGGTGCTTGGGGTCATTAAGGCTCGTCTTGTTGGTGCTACAAGAGGCCATGCCCTTTTAAAGAAAAAGAGTGATGCTTTGACTGTGCAATTCCGTTCGATCCTGAAGAAGATAGTTTCCACTAAGGAAGCTATGGGAGATATTATGAAAACATCTGCCTTTTCCTTGACCGAAGCTAAATATGTTGCTGGAGAGAATGTTAAATATGTTGTTCTCGAGAATGTCCAAAATGCATTCCTTAAGGTTCGTTCTCGACAAGAAAACGTGGCTGGGGTGAAACTTCCAAAGTTTGAGTACTTCACTGAGGGAGAGACGAAAAACGATTTGACTGGATTGGGTAGAGGAGGCCAGCAAGTGCAGCAGTGTCGTGGAGCTTATGTAAAAGCTATTGAGGTTCTTGTTGAACTAGCTTCTCTTCAAACATCGTTTTTGACTCTTGATGAAGCTATCAAGACTACAAACCGTAGAGTGAATGCCCTGGAAAATGTTGTGAAACCCAAGTTGGAGAATACTATTACTTACATCAAGGGCGAGTTGGATGAGCTAGAAAGAGAGGACTTTTTCAGGTTGAAGAAGGTACAGGGTTACAAGAAGAAGGAGGTTGAGAAACAACTTGCAGCTGCAAAGCTGTTTGCGGAAGAGCAGGTTGCGGAAAAGGTTTCTTTGCAGCGAGGGATATCAATCCATTCAGCTTATCATTTTTTGGCTGGTTCACAGAAGGATGAGGACCTTATCTTCTAA